A segment of the Panicum hallii strain FIL2 chromosome 1, PHallii_v3.1, whole genome shotgun sequence genome:
cgtaTATTTACATAAAAACCCTACAACGGATTATATTTTGTAAAAACGTCCTTCCGCTCTTTCCCCCACCATGGCCGGCTCCCGCTGGGGCTCCCCTCCCGTCCGGCCACGGCGTCAACGGAGTTGACTCCTCCTTGAGATCTCTCCTCCCCATTTTCCCGCTGTATCTTACCTCTAATCGCTTCTAAGTTCCACCATTGACAGCCTAAATCGGCCTCCTTTCCAATGCAGTGCCCGAGtgccggccggaatttggcgcCATAGCCCGTAGGTCCTCCAACCTGCTGATGCCTGATGGTGCTGGTGACAGAGAGGGACGGAGATGGAGTTCACCTTGATCTCGTTGaggttatctgtgttcgttgtCCATTGTGATTGTGAGGGACAATCATCGACGCCAAGATGGAGCTCATCTTTATGTCGTCGGGTTCATCGCCCAATTTGAGAGACAACGATTGGGGGGTGGGGTTTCATCTGCGGCAAGATCATTGCAATGTCCCAAGACCAGACCGTCAGAGTCCATGGTCCTGCATTCCTGATCTGTTCTTGAGATTCAGAAAAAGATCTTCAAACTTGGGTTAGATGGCAGAGATTCATGATCCTGACATATTAGACAATTACTATACATTCTTCGCTTAATATGTATATTAGAACGAATAACCAGTGATCAGCACCACCTCTTTTCTTCTGATCACCGAAAATGTGATGGATTGATAGCTAAAATGTTGTTTAACACAATATGATTCCTGAAAAAAGGTTGAACTTCGAAAGGCAGCCAAACAGAGAAAAATCGTGTTAAAACTGACTGCATTAAAAATCCCACAATTAAAATGAAGACCTATTTCCAAATGTCAAATTAAAATATCGGTACGAATCTGTAATGTAATTAGCTGAAAGCGTCATtcaaggataacatcttgatACATTGCTCATGAGCAGACCATTTAGCTTGAGCTCTGCTCGAGTGTAAATTTTTGTGATTCAGTTCACTGAACCAATTCACCTTCTTTGTGCCTTTCTCTTGTGAAATTTCATGCTCTTCTTACGCAATGGATCATGCTTTTAATTCCACAGAAGTTTTGGCCTCTAGCTCGTTTTATAACACCAGAGCCTTGCTGCATTTTTTTATGTGTTATCTAGCAGCCCTTAATTAGGTCAGGAGATGAGGTGAAACCTTGGTGGTGTGTGCCTGATTTCCACGGTCTCCCTCTAAGCCCGGTGGTGGTGGAAAATCTTGCTGTGAGTGATCCTCTTCTAGCTGTTCTTCCTCATCACCGATCGAGAGGCAGAATTATATGCTCAGTTCTAGAAAACAGAAGATGCAAGGCACACTCACACAGTTCACATTATTAAAGCTGTACTGCACAACATGCATGCAAATGCAGCAGGTAGGCAAAGCCAATACTGCACCTAACCAGGATGAAAGCTCTCTCTCGGTAACGATCTCCAAGGCGgcggcctccgccgccaccgcgccggCGTTCTTGCCACGCGCGGCCACGACGACGTCGGCTCGGCAGATGGGGCACCGGGGGCAGAGAAGCTAGGGCGACAGGGACAAACGAGAAGACTTGCTTTCTGACTTTTGAACCGTGAAACAGGTACGGTGCGTTTTCTTTCCCGAAACATAGTACCAACGCAGTTGCTTATATATACGCACGCATACTCACTCTTGTACGTACATATACACAATCTTACTTCTATGAGCATCTCTAAAAGATTGAGCCAGCGTATTCTTGAGAGTGACGAAGTACCCCACGCGCCTCGCTATCGACGAGCACGTTGCTGAAAGTGTATTTGGCCGGACTAAAATGGATTTTGGTGCTGATGACATGCATAATTAAGGGACTAGTATGTTTATCGAGCTATGGATAGTAATAGAATGAAATATTTGCTTGAAAAGACGCCAATTTACTTGATAgaaggtgatggagctcaatttttttttttattttatattttgaatttgagtatatgaaaaccgtactattaagaggaaTGAGAGGAGATGATTTGAAGATGTAAAAGTGCTTAATTGACATGCTAACCTTCTATGAGAGACATAAATCACACATCTGCAGttatcggaagttccgacacctGTCGGAAATAACTGGGTTCTTCCGATTGGGGGTCCCCGGCTGTTTTTAATAGGGGCGACCCGGTCGGAAGTTCTGAAAATCACTTATTTTGGGCACTAACAACTAGTTTTGGGGTTCGGGTATTTATACCTCCACACCCCCTCCTTCATTTGCTTCTGACTCCACACGCAAGAACACTCATTGCACTTCTCAAATCCTTCCTTGAGCTAATTCTTGAGTTGATTTAAGTTATGGCTTGcgtgagagcaagattgaggtgtgagacttAACCATTTGAGTGTGGGggcagccaagttcatctcaagagcacttgaagcatgaAACTTGCTTCTAGACGGTTTGGTGTCGCTCAGTTGAGCGTCCTCTCATGTATGTGCGTAccgggaagtttgtattacccatccttTATGGATTTGATAGcaagtgactcaatcctcctttatGGTTAATTGAGTaaggtaaagggttagtggaagatccgactctttgtgagctcctcaacggagatATAGCTTCCTTAGTCGGAGTCAATTTCGGGAACAAATCTCTTATATCTTGTGCTTATTCCATTCATTTAGTTCTTCTTGACCTAGGACTTTGTTTTGTGCTGATCTACGTACTCGAGTTGTTATGCTTAGATCACCTGCAGAAGTTTCGTAGTACGATTGCTCAATTTTTGATTCAGTTAGGTTCTACAGTTTTAAGTTTAATTTTTAATTTCGTATAAGAACTTTTCTTATGTTGGAATTTCCGGTACTGTGCCGGAAGTTCCGAAGATTTAATTGTTGCGAAGAATTTTTCAGATTTATTAGATATACTTATTCAACCCCGCTCTCTAGGTATCACCAGTATCTTTTCAATCGCCTACCACTGGAAGAACAGTGCCGGTTAAATCCTAAAATAAGTCTAGAAAATACGAGCATCTATGTTAAGTTGAGGAGTCAAATCCGGATTGATAAGGTTCACCGTAAGAAACTTTATCAGCTGAGctaagctcagtttgccggtgTAGCATTTGACACGCTAGAGATGTTGCAACCGGCAGTTAAATAGAATTTGTTAATGGCAAACAATGTTTTTTTTGCTCTTTTATTTTAGAAGAAAACACAATAAGAATTCTAAAACTAAGTTAACTACTAGAGCCAGTAACTACGTGTTCTTTGCAGAAATACAAAATACAAAATGGATAAACAAAACCTTAACGTCGACGAGTGTCAGGACCAAGCCAGCATTATTGCATCATTCAGATTTCCACTTCACTTCTGAAGTTCTGATGGAAGTCTTCGTTGCAGCTCTTTGTCCTTGATGAGTAGCAGGTAGTGCACGAGGATATGCATTCCTCAACCAATCTTGTGAGACTATGAGTCCGATTGGTTGGATATCAATTCTTGCCAAGCTAAAACCATGACAAGCTAAGATATTGGCAAGCCAAAATCAGAACATGCCAAAGTATGGGTAAAAAATTTAGGTATTCATTTAATTTAGTGCTAAAATATTGCAACtaatatttttctttttatAAGGTTTAAGAAGTCTCTAGTAACTAGTAACTTGCTATGATTTTGGTCACAAATACAAATATTGAAGTGCTAACCTTTTATAGACGTGAATCAATTGGTAGCCAAATTTTATTAGCATACCTTGATTTTGGCAGGATAAAATTGGAAGCCAACTAATCAAGCTCTATGTCCTTTAAATATTTACATTGCTGATAGAGTAAAATACATGGACGGTCCATAAATTTATTCCGAGATGTCATCTAAGTTATAGAACTCTCAAAATACATTTTCAGGCCCTTGATGTATCACCTACATCCCTAAACTCTTAAAATGCATCTTCATGTCCTTAAGTTTATTCTAGGGTGTCATTTAGTCAGATCTACAAGCTCATCAGGTTCATCATTATAAGTTTGGAAACTAAATATGTTTTAAGGCAAAAATGCATTTTCAGATCCTCAAACTTATCTTGCTATATCGTCAAACTTATCACAGAGTTCGAAAATCTAGATGACACCTCACGATAAATTTAGAAACCGCCAATATATTTTACTCTATATGGATGGGCGCCGGCCGTTATGCGAAAACCTGGATACTCCAGACTGTTTACTAGTGGCCGGGGGCGtggcccgccgcgccgctctaCCAAGGAGACACACACCCAGCTCAATCGAAGAAATTTGCCTGCTGGTGGCCGCCGAGGAGCCAGATGGGCTAGACGTGGAAACGCGAGTGCTCATGGACTTGTCGAGCGAAAACTTAATGAATTGTATGTTGAGCCGTTATAGTCATAGATGCGCGGCCTGCGAGACTGCTGAATAGGCAGGCAGGTGAGCTGCTTTACTGAGATAGCTTGAGAGTTGTATAAGGGGGATTTTTGGGATAGACATGGAGGATACATGTTCCTGTGATAGattatttctaagagacctcaAGAGTTGTTCACTGTAGTTTTTGCTAACCGTTGTTTCTGGACTAGGGTTCGAAATTTTGACCGAAAATCGGCAAATTTTGGTTCTACCTGCCACCACTGGTAAATACATATACTGGTGATTTTGTTTTTTCATTTAGATAAAAAATGTTCATTTTTTCGAATTTCAGTAAAAGTTTGCAAAGGCAGAAATATTGTCTATATATGTGTATGTACAAGCACGAGCTAATCAAATTGAAAAGTCCAAGCCAAACTCATTAGATCAGTTAAAAAGTGGCACTCTATGGTTAAAATATGGTAATTAAGTCTTGAAGTTTGGATTTCCTTGAATTTAAACCTATAAGTCTATTAGAACTGTCCCACATTGGTGGTGGAAGGCAGAACCCATATATAAAAGTAGTGAACACCTTACCTCATTGGCTATCCTGTTGGATGTAGAGGCCCTTTTAACAATTCAACATGTTCTCCCATGTTGTAGTAGGTGGGACCGAAATTGTACTTCTCCCATATGGTAGCTATTGGTTTAAAGATTATGAGCTTGTTTGGGAAGCCCAAATTCTAGTCCAATCAACTTGGTTGGGCCGGAAGTTGCATCAAGTTCAGGTGAGGCCgagaagttttttttttgttaaaaTAAAAGTGCGACAAcagcattgtttgtgcattttTTCAGTTATGATGGCGTTGCATGGGCAACAGAAAGTAGTTTCCCTTTTGCCCATGCAGTTTATGATGATACAAAATGGAGTACTGTTCAAGTTAACTTCGTAAAACTGAAGCCAGATATGTTCCAAAATGTTCCGGATTTCTGTGAAAGAAAACATATCTAGCAAAAAATCACATTAAATTCGAAATCAGATGGATTGAAGACACGTTCAGAGCTCACATAACTGATTACAGCTATATAACTAGCATGCAAAAGCAGGAAAGCAAAGCCAACACCAAACATGCGGCGTTATTGCGATGCCCGTGCGATGGCAAAAGCTGCCTATCTATCTTCCGTTAACGATCTCCACGGCGGTAGCCTCCTCCACCTCGCCGGCGTTCTTGCCCTCACCGGCCACCTCCGCGGCGCGGCAGATGGGGCACCGGCGGCTCTTACGCAGCCACGTGTCCACGCACTCCGCGTGGAACCCGTGCTCGCAACCCGGCAACACCCTGCGCCGGTCGCCCGCGCGGAACGCCTCCAGGCACACCGCGcactcgccgccgccgggccccTCCTTGCACTCGTGGCACGGAAGCTCGCCGACCTGCTCGGCCGAAAGGCCGCCACCGCCTTCCTCCTCCGCGCGCTCCCCGACTACGCGGGACGAGGCTTGTGCTCGGCAGCACCGGTTCAGCGCCCAGAGCAGCAGCACGACGTTGGCGACGAACAGCATCGCGAGGCCGGCGTCGAGGAAGACGACGGAGCGGGTTCCCGCCATGCAATGAAATGCAATCGGACCAAAGAGCTGACGCGGGACTGGAGAGCACCTCTGGCAACTTTTTTCGACGACCTGGAAGTCTGGAACCTGAGACGAGCTGTCCAGGTGACCAGGATGATATAGCTAGGACATGACAGACAAACGATTAGTAGCGACTTGTTGCTTCTGACTTTGGATACGCTAGAAATTAAGTTGAAACAAGCAGTTAAGTATAGCATCCGTCCATGATGCTACGAGCATGCGCTCTGGTAGGTGGCGTACGAGGATACACATTCGACCATTAATCTGCTTGTCATCAGATATATATGTATTCTTTCAGATCGATTATGACCCCTTATGCCAGTTATAAATCCTTTGGATGCTTCCGGATTCGTTAAGCTGGAGAGTTGTTTAGACGCAAGAGATTGGTCGGAACAGAAGACTTACATCGATTTAACAATTAAGGTATGTTTCTAAGGTTAAAATTGAgcgctaaactttagcacctgCTAGTACTCGTACTTTTGTTAATATTTTTGAGTCTAGACTAAACTTTAGCCCATCCCATTATGACTCCTGTTTGGATGCACTAGTACTAAACTTTAGCAATTTTTATCCATTAGCACTTAGATCCAAATATGGTCTAATGCAGTGACGAGCTACTGCTGCGGCCGACGCCGATCAACGGGCATGGTTAACGGCTACTCTATCCCCCTCtaaattattagttattttagcttttctaaatttatagaTTTTATTATACACCTAGATATAGTTATTTCGATTTTCTAGATGCATAGTAAATTATGCatctagaaaaatcaaaatgactaataatttggaatggaaaaATAATAAACAAGTCCGATCCAGGGCCTACCTACAGCGGCCGCCGCGGTTGGAATATTTGCTCCGCTGTGGCATCCCTCCTATGTTGATATGGAACTGCATGTCCGTGTTCATGTTCAGTCCGCTTCGGTTTGCAAACAAACTCAACAGCGCACTGAACTTGATTGGGAAGTACCTCAGACATGAACTGCATCGTACGTGATCACCTGGTCACTAGCTACCTGGGGGCCGGTGTTTCAGGCTACTAGTTCGTTCTAGGCAGGCATCTTGGACTGAGATGAGACAAGATGCGCTAGGCAGATCTTGAAGCAAGCCTACGGCGAGTTGAACACGAGTAGTCACGAGCCCTAAGTTCAGTCAACCCAAGTCACGATCTTGAAGCAAGCCTGCGGCTTCGAAGTGAACCAACAAAATATTGCTCAGTTTTCAGAAAAGAGACGCTCACGGTTTTCATCATTAGAGCTGTATAACATGCACGCAAAAGCAGGACGGCAAAGCGAAACACCAAACAGTCAAACGCATGCCGGCGTTCTTGCCATGCCCGTGACATGATGACACAAAGctacctagctagctagctatctTTCGGTAACGATCTCCACGGCGGTAGCCTCCGCCACCTCACCGGCGTTCTTGCCATGCGCGGCCACCACGACCACCTCTGCTCGGCAGATGGGGCACCGGCGGCTCTTGCGCAGCCACGAATCCACGCACTCCGCGTGGAACCCGTGCTCGCAGCCCGGCAGCACCCTGCGCCGGTCGCCCGCGCGGAACGCCTCCAGGCACACCGCGCActcgccggcgccggggccCTCCTTGCACTCGTGGCACGGAAGCTCGCCGACCTGCTTGGCCGAAAGGCCCCCGCCGCCTTCCTCCGCGCGCTCCCCGACGCGGGACGAGGGTTGTGCCCGGCAGCACCAGTTCAGCGCCCAGAAGAGCATGAAGACGTGGACGACGAACACCATCGCGAGCCCGGTGACGAGGAAGACGACGGAGTGGGCTCCCGCCATGCTATCGAGACCGAGATGAGCCGACTCGCGCGAGCACCTGGCAGCCGCGCAACCTGCAGCCTGCTGGAACCTGACGATAGGAGTTAGGAGTTAGGACAGGGACAAAAGAGAAGACTTTTTGCTTTCTGACTTTTTGAGTGATCTGGTGTGGTATCAGACACGCTAGAGAAGTCGCAGCCGGCAGTTAAGTAGTACTGGTAGAACTTGTCCATGGTGCTACGAGTATTATAAACTTCAATAGGTGTCTGGACCAAACAAGCATTACATCATTCAGCTTCAGCCTCTCACTGAATGACTGAAATTCTGATGAAAGTCATCGTTGGAGTTCATCTCTGCTTTGGTGGGTACGGTGGCGTACGAGGATATACATTCGACTTGTCAGACATAATTTTTTGGACAGTGATGTTTTATCAGA
Coding sequences within it:
- the LOC112898882 gene encoding RING-H2 finger protein ATL56-like, with the protein product MAGTRSVVFLDAGLAMLFVANVVLLLWALNRCCRAQASSRVVGERAEEEGGGGLSAEQVGELPCHECKEGPGGGECAVCLEAFRAGDRRRVLPGCEHGFHAECVDTWLRKSRRCPICRAAEVAGEGKNAGEVEEATAVEIVNGR
- the LOC112878730 gene encoding E3 ubiquitin-protein ligase ATL23-like, which gives rise to MAGAHSVVFLVTGLAMVFVVHVFMLFWALNWCCRAQPSSRVGERAEEGGGGLSAKQVGELPCHECKEGPGAGECAVCLEAFRAGDRRRVLPGCEHGFHAECVDSWLRKSRRCPICRAEVVVVAAHGKNAGEVAEATAVEIVTER